From the genome of Fervidobacterium thailandense, one region includes:
- a CDS encoding MFS transporter translates to MEKLNYKVVDERTLKLSVIEGALYTIAFNATQGFVYSTLALHFNFSPVIVSVVAVLPATSQIVQFFTPLVYRLIPSKSKAIFWLALVARASFIIVPVALMINYENGIIVAIPFVVFNVLNNIVGNLWTSAMKSLVPEERRNTYFAFRNSVATFAGLVGWLFYSSVLQVMDRKNGLLVSYLFSSVIFVLTAYLLKLHRIPEAKETHFSLLAPLSTLKIAKFRKFIGFVVFWNVAIQFAGPFFSYFEVSYLKVPYSYLGFLNLLSAVVTMLAYSFFGRVSNYFGEKNMIKFGIALTFASVSMYSFMNTSNYKFLIVLATIFASTAWSAINLNYFTLLLKISEEPSEIYFSMHAFVAGVSSLFASYLGGLVLSFIRTMDFGRLSPYNVMFLFALLMRVAVFIYFSKLELGSCQRDMRFVEMGYRMITRRF, encoded by the coding sequence ATGGAAAAATTAAATTACAAAGTTGTCGATGAAAGGACCCTGAAACTTTCCGTAATAGAGGGAGCGCTCTACACAATCGCATTTAATGCAACGCAAGGGTTTGTCTACTCGACCCTCGCGTTGCATTTTAATTTCTCTCCCGTGATAGTTTCAGTAGTTGCAGTCCTACCGGCAACGTCTCAAATTGTTCAGTTTTTCACGCCCTTGGTCTATCGTCTCATTCCGTCGAAGTCAAAGGCAATTTTCTGGCTTGCTCTTGTGGCTCGAGCATCGTTCATAATCGTACCGGTCGCACTTATGATAAATTATGAGAATGGTATCATCGTAGCCATCCCATTTGTGGTATTCAACGTCCTTAACAACATCGTTGGTAATTTGTGGACCTCGGCAATGAAGAGCCTCGTACCGGAGGAAAGAAGGAACACTTACTTCGCCTTTAGGAATTCGGTGGCTACGTTTGCTGGTCTTGTGGGATGGCTTTTTTATTCCTCAGTACTTCAAGTAATGGACAGAAAAAATGGGCTTTTGGTTTCCTATCTTTTTTCGTCCGTGATTTTTGTGCTCACCGCATATCTACTTAAACTCCATCGCATTCCAGAAGCGAAAGAAACGCACTTCAGCCTACTGGCTCCACTTAGCACGCTGAAAATTGCCAAATTCAGAAAATTCATAGGATTCGTCGTATTTTGGAACGTTGCGATACAATTTGCGGGGCCATTTTTTAGCTATTTTGAAGTTTCGTATTTAAAGGTACCGTATTCGTACCTGGGCTTCTTAAACTTACTGAGTGCCGTTGTCACCATGCTCGCTTATTCATTCTTCGGTAGGGTCTCGAATTACTTTGGTGAAAAGAACATGATAAAGTTTGGAATTGCTCTCACATTTGCGAGTGTCTCGATGTATTCTTTTATGAACACCTCGAACTACAAATTCCTGATCGTGTTAGCCACGATTTTTGCGTCAACAGCTTGGAGTGCGATAAATCTTAATTACTTCACGCTCCTTTTAAAAATTTCGGAAGAACCATCGGAAATTTATTTCTCCATGCATGCATTTGTCGCAGGCGTTTCCTCACTCTTTGCCTCGTATCTTGGTGGATTAGTGCTGAGCTTTATCAGAACGATGGATTTTGGTAGGCTTTCGCCTTATAACGTCATGTTCCTCTTTGCTTTATTGATGCGTGTTGCGGTCTTTATATACTTTTCCAAACTGGAGCTTGGCTCATGTCAGAGGGATATGAGATTTGTTGAAATGGGATATAGGATGATAACAAGGCGTTTTTGA
- a CDS encoding carbohydrate ABC transporter permease has translation MKELKRMLIYFLLIVGSVVMLAPFAWMVVTSFKLPSEVNTWPPRWTTRSFATSRTVKVVPTTGSATIAKGLSLREALTFVAKKSEGLVLNVNDDPFYRGTLRIPFKGATYTAAVTTEKFSQFLEKLEFPKEFPTDSPEVFFENVYLHYILGASPYFKRDTYIETILNSIESLADMIDTMLTFAVDRIEDESERDRFANFLEKKLEELEKVKPLVQRYKAGEELILSQNELTEIQKILNSLDLVYTTNSSHEVIDNYNSAIRNGLGNQLKHLEFFLAVDKFFKEVQDRTAGKDVVAQPLTEEDKRRILIERTQHFKDASLIKELVEKLPLDNIPEEFSKFLDKDLEKKYGITGIELANLKSLVGSLVNLAYEHDVDPEIYLADKDGSFARFESAVENAVGFNLTFVSVRSKLQAYREEFKNADELFRDVALNALELQDFRTIFENTRYAWKLIEAPEFVKSVLVKEGKSIEVVMEGVSPIYFIDDGIRKVELKFSASDVVKNVFQNYALAWKAAPFGRYYANTVFIAVVTTILEIIVSAMAAYAFSWMQFPGRGILFSIFLATMMVPGEVLLVPNFITVTKFGWIDTYYALIIPWIVSVFSIFLMRQHFLSLPLELFDAAKIDGCSHWRFLWQIAVPLSKPVVVTSALLKFVGSWNAFLWVLIVTNSPKYRTLTVGLQTFSSEVGTLYNMLMAAATFSILPVVIIFLFTQKYFVRGIARTGLK, from the coding sequence ATGAAAGAACTTAAAAGAATGCTTATTTACTTCCTTCTGATAGTTGGTTCCGTGGTCATGCTCGCTCCTTTTGCTTGGATGGTTGTGACGTCTTTCAAGCTCCCAAGCGAGGTTAACACGTGGCCACCGAGGTGGACAACCCGTTCGTTCGCGACGAGTAGAACAGTGAAAGTTGTGCCAACTACCGGATCCGCAACTATCGCAAAAGGTCTGAGTTTGAGGGAAGCACTGACCTTCGTCGCGAAGAAGAGTGAGGGCTTGGTGCTGAACGTCAACGATGATCCGTTCTACAGAGGCACACTCAGAATCCCCTTCAAAGGTGCAACATACACCGCAGCGGTAACGACGGAGAAATTTTCCCAATTTCTGGAGAAATTGGAGTTTCCGAAGGAGTTCCCAACCGACTCCCCGGAGGTGTTCTTTGAGAACGTTTATCTCCATTACATTCTCGGAGCCTCTCCTTATTTCAAGCGCGACACTTACATAGAGACTATTCTCAACTCTATCGAAAGTCTGGCAGATATGATCGATACAATGTTGACTTTTGCGGTGGATAGGATAGAGGATGAATCGGAACGGGACCGTTTCGCAAACTTCCTTGAGAAGAAACTTGAAGAACTCGAGAAGGTTAAGCCGTTGGTTCAGAGGTACAAAGCTGGAGAGGAACTGATACTCTCCCAAAACGAGCTTACTGAAATTCAGAAGATACTCAACTCGCTGGATTTGGTGTACACCACGAATAGTTCGCACGAAGTCATCGACAACTACAACTCGGCTATTCGGAACGGCCTGGGGAATCAATTAAAACACCTCGAATTCTTCCTTGCAGTTGACAAGTTCTTCAAAGAGGTCCAGGATAGGACTGCCGGAAAAGACGTTGTAGCGCAACCGTTGACCGAAGAAGATAAAAGGCGAATTTTAATCGAGAGGACACAGCACTTCAAGGACGCATCGTTGATAAAAGAACTAGTGGAAAAGCTCCCATTGGATAATATACCGGAGGAGTTTTCCAAATTCTTGGATAAAGACCTTGAGAAAAAGTACGGTATTACCGGTATAGAGCTTGCAAACCTGAAGTCACTCGTGGGTTCGCTTGTGAACCTTGCTTACGAGCACGATGTTGATCCAGAAATCTACCTTGCGGATAAAGACGGTTCTTTTGCCCGATTCGAATCGGCTGTTGAAAATGCGGTAGGGTTCAACCTTACGTTTGTTTCGGTCAGATCAAAACTACAGGCTTACAGGGAAGAGTTCAAAAATGCTGACGAGCTTTTCAGGGACGTAGCGTTGAACGCGCTCGAACTTCAGGATTTCAGAACGATATTTGAAAACACGAGGTACGCATGGAAACTTATCGAGGCTCCGGAGTTCGTCAAATCTGTGCTTGTCAAAGAAGGTAAAAGTATCGAGGTAGTCATGGAAGGTGTAAGTCCAATTTACTTCATTGACGATGGCATTCGCAAAGTTGAATTAAAATTCTCCGCGTCGGATGTTGTTAAAAACGTCTTCCAAAATTACGCACTTGCCTGGAAAGCGGCGCCGTTCGGTCGGTACTATGCGAACACCGTCTTCATAGCGGTTGTGACCACGATACTTGAGATCATTGTTTCGGCGATGGCGGCGTACGCGTTCAGCTGGATGCAGTTTCCAGGTAGGGGCATACTCTTCAGCATCTTCCTTGCAACGATGATGGTGCCCGGAGAGGTTTTGCTTGTTCCGAATTTCATCACTGTCACGAAATTCGGTTGGATAGACACCTACTACGCGCTGATAATACCTTGGATAGTGAGTGTCTTTTCTATCTTTCTCATGCGACAGCACTTCTTAAGCTTGCCGCTCGAACTCTTCGATGCGGCCAAGATCGATGGTTGCTCACACTGGAGGTTCCTGTGGCAAATAGCCGTTCCACTGAGTAAACCTGTTGTCGTTACCTCGGCGCTGTTAAAATTTGTGGGAAGTTGGAACGCGTTCCTGTGGGTACTGATAGTCACCAACAGTCCAAAGTACCGTACTTTGACCGTCGGGCTGCAGACCTTCAGTTCCGAGGTGGGAACACTCTACAACATGCTGATGGCTGCGGCAACGTTCAGCATACTTCCAGTTGTGATAATATTCCTCTTCACACAAAAGTACTTCGTACGTGGTATCGCGAGAACTGGTTTGAAGTAA
- a CDS encoding carbohydrate ABC transporter permease, whose product MKMSKVREAILAYLFLAPALVVLSIFTFWPIGFSFVLSFFKWDFRNMKSPYFYGLGNYKEILKFDYPVKFPFHVGLVYSLVYIGLAILIVTIVSEIFRIGTRKKPSAILYVLLAVMVAYFLVRNSLNFVGSVIFAAVIGLFLFIALRKKLFYKKFFEDHAWFAFLIWIVSYIIFEFRLSAGLNGETFGIISFFMDAAEKNLFFKALVNTTYYVVLTVPIGLTLALLIALLLNNDIKFRAVFRTAFFIPFVTSSVAVGLIWKWIYNDDVGLLNYFLTSLGLKPVRWLKDAKWTIPTVSIVSIWKNVGYNAIIFLAGLQNIDAFYYEAAEVDGANSWQKFLKITWPLLSPTTFFLVIVSVIGAFKVFQEVFVLYDGLPGPYGNSGMTMVYYVFDLFYRQQRMGIASAAAYLLFLIILAFTFIQYRVGNRVVEYVS is encoded by the coding sequence ATCAAAATGAGTAAAGTGCGCGAAGCGATACTTGCGTATCTCTTCCTTGCACCCGCGCTTGTGGTCTTATCAATATTCACGTTCTGGCCGATAGGTTTCTCCTTCGTTTTGAGCTTTTTCAAGTGGGACTTCAGGAACATGAAGAGTCCGTATTTCTACGGACTCGGTAACTACAAGGAGATCCTCAAATTCGACTATCCGGTGAAGTTTCCCTTTCACGTTGGCTTGGTTTACAGTTTGGTCTACATAGGACTCGCCATTTTGATTGTCACTATCGTCTCCGAAATCTTTCGAATTGGTACCAGGAAGAAGCCGTCAGCTATCCTGTATGTATTGTTGGCAGTAATGGTAGCTTACTTCCTTGTAAGAAATAGTCTTAACTTCGTGGGTAGCGTTATATTTGCGGCTGTTATTGGGCTTTTCTTGTTTATCGCTCTGAGAAAGAAATTATTTTACAAAAAATTCTTTGAGGATCACGCTTGGTTTGCTTTTTTGATCTGGATTGTGAGCTACATAATTTTCGAATTTCGACTCTCAGCCGGCTTGAACGGTGAAACGTTTGGAATCATAAGCTTTTTCATGGATGCAGCTGAAAAGAATCTCTTTTTCAAGGCACTTGTTAACACCACTTACTACGTCGTTTTGACAGTTCCAATTGGTTTGACACTTGCTCTATTGATTGCTTTGTTGTTGAACAACGACATAAAATTCAGGGCGGTCTTTCGGACAGCGTTCTTCATACCTTTTGTTACTTCGTCGGTGGCAGTCGGATTGATATGGAAGTGGATATACAACGACGATGTTGGGTTGCTCAACTATTTCCTCACCTCCCTCGGTCTCAAGCCGGTAAGGTGGTTAAAAGACGCCAAGTGGACCATACCTACCGTTAGCATCGTTTCGATTTGGAAAAACGTTGGGTACAATGCCATCATCTTCCTTGCGGGTTTGCAGAACATCGATGCGTTCTACTACGAAGCGGCGGAAGTTGATGGTGCCAACTCCTGGCAAAAATTTTTGAAAATTACGTGGCCACTACTATCGCCCACCACGTTCTTCCTCGTAATCGTCTCGGTCATAGGTGCGTTTAAGGTGTTCCAGGAAGTTTTTGTACTTTACGACGGACTACCGGGCCCTTACGGGAACAGTGGTATGACAATGGTTTACTACGTCTTCGATCTTTTCTATCGTCAGCAACGTATGGGTATAGCGAGCGCGGCCGCTTATTTGCTCTTTCTAATAATACTTGCGTTTACTTTCATACAGTACAGGGTTGGTAACAGGGTCGTGGAGTACGTCAGCTGA
- the hslU gene encoding ATP-dependent protease ATPase subunit HslU — protein MRDVRKNFDELTPRQIVEELNKYIIGQYEAKKAVAIAIRNRIRRQRLPEEWRKEVIPKNILLIGPTGVGKTEIARRLAQLSGSPFLKVEATKFTEVGYVGKNVDSMIRDLVEIAVNMVKQEKIKEVEPRVKELVEERILEALVPSRKQGLPFANIFGLQVQSESVEDQDVRRRRAELREKLRNGELEDLEIELDVEVQQPGIGFVGIPDMEDMGIDFSQILGNILPKQRKRRRMKISEARRILTPIESEKLIDMDEVIQQALKLAQERGIIFIDELDKIAGGGSSHGPDVSRQGVQRDLLPIVEGTTVTTKYGPVRTDYILFIGAGAFHMTKPTDLIPELQGRFPIRVELEPLKKQDFVRILTEPENALTKQYKALLYTEGIELEFTDDAIDEIAEIATRLNEKLENIGARRLYTVLEKLLEDVMFQAPELEEKKVVVDREFVRRKLGDLIKDENLAAYIL, from the coding sequence ATTAGAGATGTCCGGAAAAACTTTGATGAGCTAACTCCACGCCAAATAGTCGAAGAACTTAACAAGTACATTATCGGACAGTACGAAGCAAAAAAGGCCGTTGCAATTGCGATAAGGAACAGAATCCGGAGACAGCGACTACCGGAAGAATGGCGAAAAGAGGTAATACCGAAGAATATTTTGCTCATAGGGCCAACTGGCGTGGGAAAGACGGAGATTGCAAGGAGGCTTGCGCAACTCTCCGGTTCTCCGTTTCTGAAAGTGGAGGCCACGAAATTCACCGAAGTAGGTTACGTTGGGAAAAATGTGGATTCGATGATCCGAGATCTAGTTGAAATTGCAGTCAACATGGTGAAACAGGAGAAGATAAAGGAAGTCGAGCCGAGGGTGAAGGAACTGGTTGAAGAAAGGATTCTGGAAGCGCTCGTTCCCAGTCGTAAGCAAGGACTTCCATTTGCGAACATCTTCGGTCTCCAGGTTCAGTCAGAGTCGGTGGAAGATCAAGACGTTCGAAGGAGACGCGCTGAGCTGAGGGAGAAACTCAGAAACGGCGAGCTTGAAGATTTGGAGATTGAGCTCGATGTGGAGGTTCAACAACCCGGAATTGGATTTGTCGGTATTCCCGATATGGAGGACATGGGAATTGACTTCTCCCAGATCCTTGGAAACATCCTACCAAAACAACGAAAACGTCGGAGGATGAAAATTTCCGAGGCAAGACGCATCCTGACCCCCATCGAGTCCGAAAAGCTCATCGACATGGACGAAGTGATCCAGCAGGCTCTGAAGCTTGCACAGGAACGGGGTATCATCTTCATTGACGAGTTGGATAAGATAGCGGGTGGTGGTTCGAGTCACGGTCCGGATGTTTCAAGGCAAGGAGTCCAGAGGGATCTTCTTCCCATCGTCGAGGGTACGACGGTCACAACAAAGTACGGTCCCGTGCGAACAGACTACATACTCTTCATCGGCGCTGGAGCATTCCACATGACGAAACCCACGGATCTCATACCGGAATTGCAGGGTCGCTTCCCCATTCGCGTGGAACTGGAGCCTTTGAAAAAACAGGACTTTGTCAGGATACTGACCGAACCGGAGAACGCGCTCACAAAACAGTACAAGGCGCTACTTTACACCGAAGGCATCGAGCTCGAATTCACAGACGATGCAATTGACGAAATAGCCGAAATAGCGACGCGACTGAACGAAAAACTCGAAAACATTGGTGCAAGGCGCCTCTACACCGTACTCGAGAAGCTCCTGGAGGATGTGATGTTCCAGGCTCCCGAGCTCGAGGAGAAAAAAGTGGTCGTAGATAGGGAATTTGTCAGACGCAAGCTCGGTGACTTGATCAAAGATGAGAACCTTGCAGCTTACATCTTGTGA
- a CDS encoding M16 family metallopeptidase: MIVKVSENVYYYEIPGIRSVTIAFIVGSGPVYEPDHLLGISHFIEHIAFRKTKRRSMKQIKLPIEQIGGILNAWTDKENTVYYAKVPSTFFRTAFNILKELVFEPDFTEKNLELERKIILEEYYSEQEVPEQRLYNKFFETLIEGPHSKSIIGKEETIKNITLKDLKEFHYEMYSPYNVKIFVAGNVSKGDLKLLKSVELHDGIKTAKHVSRLKKGIVFDKFEETQQFHILLSHESTGLADEESLYPALVLNTILGSGMSSLLFEKVRERKGLVYDIATQNVQSREWGVFTIYAAASEKNAEKVIKEIFHIFRNFQLTKKLFNYGKKRLLGMLELATESTSALTSLYIQYVANDVEVRTIEEFVNNIKQVTESDVMRVFEKLIAGQWSLAYVTPGAQLNVTLEDLVV, translated from the coding sequence ATGATAGTTAAAGTCTCGGAAAACGTCTACTATTATGAGATTCCTGGAATTCGTTCGGTAACAATCGCGTTCATTGTCGGTAGTGGTCCGGTCTATGAACCGGACCATTTGCTCGGTATATCCCATTTCATCGAGCACATCGCTTTTAGGAAAACCAAGAGGCGTTCGATGAAGCAAATAAAGCTCCCCATCGAGCAGATCGGTGGAATTCTTAACGCGTGGACCGATAAGGAGAATACCGTTTATTATGCAAAAGTTCCATCAACGTTTTTCAGAACAGCATTCAACATTCTTAAGGAACTGGTCTTCGAGCCAGACTTTACTGAGAAGAACCTGGAACTCGAGAGAAAAATAATTCTGGAGGAGTACTATTCCGAGCAGGAAGTTCCCGAGCAGCGTTTGTACAACAAGTTCTTCGAGACGCTGATAGAAGGTCCCCACTCAAAATCGATCATCGGTAAAGAGGAGACGATCAAAAACATAACACTCAAGGATTTGAAAGAATTCCACTACGAAATGTACTCACCTTACAACGTGAAAATATTCGTCGCAGGTAACGTCTCTAAGGGAGACCTTAAACTCCTCAAATCCGTTGAGCTACACGACGGTATTAAGACAGCAAAGCACGTCTCAAGGCTAAAGAAGGGGATCGTTTTTGATAAGTTCGAGGAGACTCAGCAATTTCACATTCTCCTTTCCCACGAAAGTACCGGTTTAGCGGATGAAGAATCCCTCTATCCAGCACTTGTTCTGAATACGATACTCGGTAGTGGTATGAGCTCTCTTCTCTTTGAGAAAGTTCGCGAGAGGAAGGGATTGGTTTACGACATTGCCACTCAGAACGTTCAATCTCGCGAATGGGGAGTCTTCACCATCTACGCCGCGGCTTCTGAAAAAAATGCCGAGAAGGTTATAAAAGAGATTTTCCACATCTTCAGAAATTTCCAGTTGACCAAGAAACTTTTCAATTACGGAAAAAAGAGACTTTTGGGAATGCTGGAACTTGCCACGGAAAGTACCTCGGCACTCACTTCTCTGTACATACAGTACGTTGCCAACGACGTAGAAGTTAGGACGATAGAGGAGTTCGTCAACAACATAAAGCAAGTTACCGAAAGCGATGTGATGAGAGTTTTCGAAAAATTAATCGCTGGTCAGTGGTCTTTGGCCTATGTTACACCCGGTGCGCAACTTAATGTGACACTTGAAGACCTTGTGGTTTAA
- a CDS encoding polyribonucleotide nucleotidyltransferase, producing MREWRKVLFGREFYFQHGKVAKQSAGAIWARMGDTVVLATVNVSDNVVEGIDFVPLTVEFMEKFYAAGKIPGGFIKREGKPSESGILSSRLIDRPIRPLFPKNLRNEVQVIVTVLSVDPNNPADVLGISAASLALNISKVPFDGIVAGVQVGYVDGEFIIFPTPEQLERSKIDIVVAGTKDAITMVEGEAKEVSEEEMLQALMKAHEAIKELVAFQEEIIKEFNVEKMKLPEPDYDVSLVERFAEYIDMAELEKRIFLRGKQERAEMADEYYESLVERFFQENGIIDEDEQEKYKIPLKDKYDEVAKKLMRKIIIERGLRADGRGPKDIRPITCEVGVLPRTHGSALFTRGETQSLGIVTLGSPAEEQIIDTLIEEGTKRFMLHYNFPPFSTGEVKPLRGPSRREIGHGHLAERAVKAVMPSEDEFPYVIRVVSEILESNGSSSMATVCSASLALMDAGVPIKKHVAGVAMGLILEEGKGVILTDIIGLEDHWGDMDFKVAGTRDGITAFQMDCKVSGVSEELLREALLQAREARMFILDKLYETISEPRKELSPYAPRIRWFYIDPTRSGEIIGPGGRIIKNIIRMFDVEIVIDDETGKVTVSGTNPDKVNDAVEYIQNMLRDISIGDQFEGRVTRVENYGLFVEIATGKIGLLHASKMGNVKPTSFKVGDRIKVEVVNIDELGRLQFRRLE from the coding sequence ATGCGAGAGTGGCGAAAAGTACTTTTTGGAAGGGAGTTCTACTTCCAGCACGGTAAAGTTGCAAAACAATCGGCCGGCGCGATTTGGGCGAGGATGGGTGATACGGTTGTACTGGCCACTGTCAACGTTTCAGACAATGTTGTTGAAGGAATAGACTTCGTCCCGCTGACTGTGGAATTTATGGAGAAGTTTTACGCGGCTGGTAAGATACCCGGTGGATTTATCAAGAGGGAAGGGAAGCCTTCGGAAAGTGGAATACTCTCCTCCAGGCTCATCGACCGACCGATACGACCACTCTTTCCAAAGAACCTCAGGAATGAAGTGCAGGTTATTGTTACCGTGCTTTCAGTTGACCCGAATAACCCAGCTGACGTGCTTGGAATTTCGGCAGCATCACTCGCGTTGAATATATCCAAAGTGCCGTTTGATGGCATCGTAGCCGGTGTTCAGGTTGGTTACGTTGATGGCGAGTTCATCATATTCCCAACACCCGAGCAGTTGGAGAGGAGCAAGATAGATATCGTCGTTGCCGGGACAAAGGATGCCATCACCATGGTCGAAGGTGAAGCGAAGGAAGTTTCCGAAGAGGAAATGCTCCAAGCCCTTATGAAAGCGCACGAGGCAATCAAGGAACTTGTGGCCTTCCAGGAAGAGATTATAAAAGAGTTCAACGTCGAGAAGATGAAACTACCGGAACCGGATTACGATGTCAGCCTGGTTGAAAGGTTCGCAGAGTACATAGATATGGCGGAGCTGGAAAAGAGAATTTTCCTGCGCGGAAAGCAAGAACGCGCGGAAATGGCCGATGAGTACTACGAAAGCCTCGTTGAACGGTTCTTCCAGGAAAATGGAATCATCGACGAAGACGAGCAAGAGAAATACAAGATCCCGTTGAAGGATAAGTATGACGAAGTCGCGAAAAAGCTCATGAGAAAGATCATCATCGAACGTGGCCTGAGGGCCGACGGTAGGGGGCCAAAAGATATTAGGCCCATCACGTGTGAGGTCGGAGTGTTACCGAGAACGCACGGTTCTGCACTCTTTACACGTGGAGAAACTCAGAGCCTTGGTATAGTAACCCTCGGCTCACCAGCCGAGGAGCAAATCATCGATACACTCATAGAGGAAGGTACAAAGCGATTCATGCTACACTACAACTTCCCACCGTTTTCAACAGGAGAAGTTAAGCCCCTGAGGGGTCCAAGTAGGAGGGAGATTGGGCACGGCCATCTTGCGGAACGTGCTGTAAAAGCGGTTATGCCAAGTGAAGACGAATTCCCGTACGTGATCCGTGTCGTCTCCGAGATACTCGAATCGAACGGTTCTTCATCGATGGCAACCGTGTGTTCGGCGTCCTTGGCGCTCATGGATGCCGGAGTTCCGATAAAGAAGCACGTTGCCGGTGTGGCGATGGGGCTCATCCTCGAAGAGGGTAAGGGAGTTATTCTAACCGACATAATCGGGTTGGAGGACCACTGGGGTGATATGGATTTCAAAGTTGCCGGAACGAGGGACGGTATCACCGCTTTCCAGATGGACTGTAAGGTTTCCGGCGTCAGTGAGGAGTTGTTGAGAGAGGCGCTTTTGCAAGCCCGTGAGGCTCGGATGTTCATCCTCGATAAGCTCTACGAAACGATTTCCGAACCACGCAAGGAGCTTTCACCTTACGCGCCGCGCATCCGCTGGTTCTATATTGATCCAACCAGATCCGGTGAAATCATCGGACCGGGTGGACGCATTATCAAGAACATCATCAGGATGTTCGACGTAGAAATCGTCATCGATGATGAAACGGGAAAGGTCACCGTCAGTGGCACGAATCCAGATAAAGTGAACGATGCGGTGGAGTACATCCAGAATATGCTGCGAGATATCTCAATTGGAGACCAGTTCGAAGGTCGAGTGACTCGTGTGGAAAACTACGGTTTATTCGTCGAAATTGCGACCGGAAAAATAGGGTTGCTACATGCGAGCAAGATGGGTAACGTGAAGCCAACGAGCTTCAAAGTTGGGGACAGGATCAAGGTAGAGGTGGTGAACATCGACGAACTCGGGAGATTGCAATTTAGGAGGTTAGAATGA
- a CDS encoding electron transport complex protein RnfA — protein MKLFLILLSAMLVNNYVFVRFLGICPFLGVSKKTSTAIGMGLAVIFVLVMSSAISWGLDNILIAFGLEFLRTIVFILVIATFVQFVEAFLKKNNPTLYEALGIYLPLITTNCIILGVAIVNSLSRYTLFEAIFNALGAGLGFTLALIIFAGIRERLELYDVPKPFQNLPISMITASILSLAFMGFQGMIK, from the coding sequence ATGAAGCTCTTCTTAATACTTCTCTCAGCAATGCTTGTTAATAACTACGTCTTCGTCCGATTCCTCGGGATCTGTCCATTCCTCGGTGTTTCCAAGAAAACATCCACGGCGATCGGTATGGGACTCGCCGTTATCTTCGTCTTGGTCATGTCTTCGGCAATATCGTGGGGACTGGATAATATCCTCATCGCGTTCGGGTTGGAATTCCTCCGAACGATCGTTTTCATACTCGTTATAGCAACGTTTGTCCAATTCGTCGAAGCGTTCTTAAAGAAAAATAATCCCACACTTTACGAAGCGTTGGGAATATACTTGCCATTGATAACGACAAACTGTATAATTCTTGGTGTTGCGATTGTAAACAGTCTCTCTCGGTACACGCTCTTTGAAGCAATCTTCAATGCACTCGGTGCCGGACTCGGTTTCACACTGGCGCTCATAATATTTGCCGGTATCAGGGAGAGACTCGAACTGTACGATGTTCCAAAACCATTCCAGAACTTACCAATCTCGATGATAACCGCTTCGATACTCTCCTTAGCTTTCATGGGGTTCCAGGGTATGATAAAATAG
- the rsxE gene encoding electron transport complex subunit RsxE, whose product MANKLGEFTKGIIKENPTYVQVLGMCPTLATTTSAKNGFGMGLAATAVLVMSNIVISAIRKTVPEKIRIPIFITVIATFVTIVDLVMHAYTYSLWKTLGLFIPLIVVNCIIMGRAEAYASKHGVVDSLLDGLGMGVGFTLSLTLLGSVRELLGNGTIFDIPVWGKAFNMFAMILPPGAYLTLGLFAALFAAIGISREEKAKKKAQQSQKVGEQK is encoded by the coding sequence ATGGCAAATAAACTCGGTGAGTTCACCAAGGGAATAATCAAAGAAAATCCCACGTACGTTCAAGTGCTCGGAATGTGTCCGACTTTGGCTACCACGACGAGTGCGAAGAATGGTTTTGGAATGGGGTTGGCAGCTACCGCAGTGCTTGTGATGTCAAATATCGTCATCTCCGCAATCAGGAAAACTGTGCCAGAAAAGATAAGAATACCTATTTTCATAACCGTCATAGCGACGTTTGTTACGATCGTCGATCTTGTGATGCACGCGTACACTTATTCACTCTGGAAAACACTTGGGCTTTTCATTCCACTGATCGTTGTCAACTGTATCATCATGGGACGTGCCGAGGCGTACGCTTCAAAGCACGGAGTCGTTGACTCTTTACTCGACGGACTTGGGATGGGTGTGGGCTTTACGCTGAGTTTAACGCTCCTTGGAAGTGTTCGCGAATTGCTCGGTAACGGCACCATCTTCGATATACCTGTTTGGGGGAAGGCGTTCAACATGTTTGCAATGATCCTCCCACCCGGTGCTTACCTTACACTTGGACTTTTTGCGGCGCTCTTTGCGGCAATCGGTATCTCGAGGGAAGAGAAAGCCAAGAAGAAAGCACAACAGTCTCAGAAAGTGGGTGAGCAAAAATGA